The segment GGTTAAGATTGGTATAAGTGGGTCGTTCAATGTCCAAAGAACGCCTGCAGATGTCATATATTGCTTCGTTATCCAGAAGAACAGCGACATCAGTGTGCTCAAGGAGCGAATGAGTGGACAGCACACTGTTGTAAGGCTCTACAACTGATGTAGAAACCTGAGGTGAAGGATAGACAGTGAAACCAAGCTTCGACTTCTTTCCATAGTCAACAGAGAGACGCTCCAAGAGAAGAGATCCAAGACCAGAACCAGTACCACCACCAACAGCATTGAAAACCAAGAAGCCTTGGAGCCCAGTACAGTTATCAGCAAGTTTTCGGATACGATCCAAGCAGAGATCAACAATCTCTTTGCCAATTGTATAATGGCCACGAGCGAAATTGTTGGCAGCATCTTCTTTGCCACTGATGAGTTGCTCAGGGTGGAACAACTGGCGGTACGTACCAGTCCTCACTTCATCGATAACAGTAGGCTCCAGATCAACAAAGATGGCGCGAGGGACGTGCTTCCCGGCACCAGTTTCGCTGAAAAAGGTGTTGAAAGCATCGTCTCCTCCACCAACAGTCTTATCACTTGGCATTTGGCCATCAGGCTGAAAATCGAAAATTCTAAAAAGATCACCACCATTATCCACATTCAAAACCTTAGATCTCGCCTAAATTATCTATAGAACTGGAATCGTTCAGCTAACATTTCAATTAATCCAGATCTATCCATTTTTAACGAGTCCGATCACAATTTACAACAACAGAAacacaattaataaatttaaacatAGCCAAACCAAATCacaatgttaaaataattaagggaaaaaatgaatctaacagcaaaataaatgaaatatacaaATCGGGAAAAATAATACCTGAATGCCATGCTCGAGACAGTAAAGTTCCCAGCAAGCATTTCCGACCTGAATACCAGCCTGACCAATGTGAACTGAAATGcactctctcatttttcttttcctAGGAAATTATACGAAAACTGAAGGgaaaatttgtttgaaaaataaaataaatgagggCGTGTATCAAGACGCCTTCCGGAATATGAGATCTGAGGCAATGTTTAAACTAGCAGGGGTTTATATAGGGAGGAAAAAAGGTTTGAAAAACAAAAAACATTTGATGTTGGAAAAACCAGGGTTAGTTAACCGCGGTTAATGATGACAGCGACGAAAGGTTCGGCTTGTCTTTATTTTTAAGCCAGTACCTGCCTGGCTGGCTTTCCTCTAACTACCTActaattaattttacttttaaagGGTTGATTTTTCTCTTGgttattttgaaaaaagaaaatttaaaaaatttagctATTAAATTACTTATTTATATCTGCATGGGTgagacaaaaaatataaaaattatatttttatcttaaaataaattatagattttaaataaaattatatattttattgtatttttaaaatttgtttttatgacCATTAAATGTGAAGTAAAATGCCTAAAATGATTAATTGATTGATCTATTAAAAGAGATTCTTTTATAAGagaaaaaattttagtttttgtttttcagaataagattttaaattttttttgtaaatgaAATATTGAATATTTTTCTGATATTTTTAAGATTGaatttttatttacattttatatatttgtattaaaattgaacatattttagtaatttacatAATCTAGTTGATGTCACATGAGGTTGATAGTTTTTAAGAAAGTATCTTTATGCAAATTTTATGAAGTGATTTAAgatttttattcaaaaatattaTATGAAAGAGTTCTTAAAACAATAATACTCTTATAATGATATTTATAATATTACttattaaaaattgatttaatgtgTTTTGTCTGAATTATTGCTGATAATTCGTAACACCAAACTGAAATAAGGAATTTTCTATATAAAAGAGATAAAAGTATTGCGGGGAGAACTAAATTATGTTGATTTGAGTATAATGAAAAGGGGGCTGGTGAGCGGATGGGCTATCAAAAGAAGAGTGGATTTTACGTTTCTATCAGTGGTCCCGGAATCGGATAGAACGGACCAATGAATTTCACCTCGTACCTGTTTTCAAATCAATTTCTGTATCTATCTGCTGCATTCCTATCTAAAACTAGTATGTTTTTCCTTATTTATAtgtctaatattataaaattaaaatgttaaaacCTATTTTACGTCTCTATACTTTCAATTTCGAAAATCCACCTcatctatttttcaattttaaaattttatattaaatttcttACATGTGAtatttagaaattaaaataaaattattggatagtcatataacaataaaaatagcaTTTAA is part of the Gossypium arboreum isolate Shixiya-1 chromosome 5, ASM2569848v2, whole genome shotgun sequence genome and harbors:
- the LOC108452913 gene encoding tubulin alpha-4 chain; this translates as MRECISVHIGQAGIQVGNACWELYCLEHGIQPDGQMPSDKTVGGGDDAFNTFFSETGAGKHVPRAIFVDLEPTVIDEVRTGTYRQLFHPEQLISGKEDAANNFARGHYTIGKEIVDLCLDRIRKLADNCTGLQGFLVFNAVGGGTGSGLGSLLLERLSVDYGKKSKLGFTVYPSPQVSTSVVEPYNSVLSTHSLLEHTDVAVLLDNEAIYDICRRSLDIERPTYTNLNRLVSQVISSLTASLRFDGALNVDVTEFQTNLVPYPRIHFMLSSYAPVISAEKAYHEQLSVAEITNSAFEPSSMMAKCDPRHGKYMACCLMYRGDVVPKDVNAAVATIKTKRTIQFVDWCPTGFKCGINYQPPTVVPGGDLAKVQRAVCMISNSTSVAEVFSRIDHKFDLMYAKRAFVHWYVGEGMEEGEFSEAREDLAALEKDYEEVGAESGEGDEGDEEEY